In one window of Nocardia brasiliensis DNA:
- a CDS encoding nuclear transport factor 2 family protein: MSEQIRAVVTKYVELVGSGPTEAIVELYAPEATVEDPVGSAVRHGHEAIREFYDILAPLDRETELRADSVRVAGNEVAFQFTIVTRAGGQRFTMSPIDFMEFDESGKILRMRAFWSQSDMAIEPE, encoded by the coding sequence ATGTCCGAGCAGATCCGTGCCGTCGTGACCAAGTACGTCGAGTTGGTCGGGTCGGGACCGACCGAGGCCATCGTCGAGCTCTACGCGCCGGAGGCGACCGTCGAAGACCCGGTCGGGTCCGCGGTCCGGCACGGCCACGAAGCCATTCGCGAGTTCTACGACATCCTCGCCCCCCTCGACCGCGAGACCGAACTGCGCGCCGACTCGGTGCGCGTCGCGGGCAACGAGGTGGCCTTCCAGTTCACGATCGTCACGCGCGCGGGCGGCCAGCGCTTCACGATGTCGCCGATCGACTTCATGGAATTCGACGAATCCGGCAAGATCTTGCGCATGCGCGCCTTCTGGAGCCAATCCGACATGGCCATCGAACCGGAGTGA
- a CDS encoding bifunctional o-acetylhomoserine/o-acetylserine sulfhydrylase, with protein MTESTVSPDPSATWSFETKQVHVGQVPDGTTSARALPIYQTTSYTFRDTDHAAALFGLAEPGNIYTRIMNPTQDAVEQRIAALEGGVAALLLSSGQAAETLAILNLAGAGDHLVSSPRLYGGTYNLFHYTLPKLGIEVSFVEDPDDLDQWRAAIRPNTKAFYGETISNPQNHIFDIPGIAEVAHAAGIPLIVDNTVATPYLIQPLAHGADIVVHSATKYLGGHGAAIAGVIVDGGTFDWTVTDAQGQSRFPGFTTPDPSYHGAVFADLGAPAFALKARVQLLRDLGAAVSPFNAFLISQGLETLSLRIERHVSNAHQVAEFLSSRPEVTSVSYAGLPSSPWYERGKTLAPRGAGAVIGFELAGGVDAGKRFVEALTLHSHVANIGDVRSLVIHPASTTHSQLTPDEQLSSGVTPGLVRLAVGIEGIDDILADLRTGLAAAE; from the coding sequence ATGACCGAGTCCACCGTGTCGCCCGACCCGTCCGCAACGTGGAGTTTCGAGACCAAGCAGGTCCACGTCGGCCAGGTCCCCGACGGCACGACCAGCGCCCGCGCGCTGCCGATCTACCAGACCACCTCCTACACCTTCCGCGACACCGACCACGCCGCAGCGCTGTTCGGCCTGGCCGAACCCGGCAACATCTACACCCGGATCATGAACCCCACCCAGGACGCGGTGGAGCAGCGCATCGCGGCCCTCGAGGGCGGCGTTGCGGCGCTGCTGCTCTCGTCCGGGCAGGCGGCGGAGACGCTGGCGATCCTCAACCTCGCGGGCGCGGGCGATCATCTGGTGTCCAGCCCGCGCCTGTACGGCGGCACCTACAATCTGTTCCACTACACGCTGCCCAAGCTCGGCATCGAGGTGTCCTTCGTCGAGGACCCCGACGACCTGGACCAGTGGCGCGCGGCGATCCGCCCGAACACCAAGGCGTTCTACGGCGAAACCATCTCCAACCCGCAGAATCACATCTTCGACATCCCCGGCATCGCCGAGGTGGCGCACGCCGCGGGCATTCCGCTCATCGTCGACAACACCGTCGCCACACCGTATTTGATCCAGCCCTTGGCGCACGGCGCCGACATCGTGGTGCACTCGGCGACCAAATACCTCGGCGGACACGGCGCGGCCATCGCCGGTGTCATCGTCGACGGCGGCACCTTCGACTGGACCGTCACCGACGCGCAAGGACAGTCCCGCTTCCCCGGCTTCACCACACCCGACCCGAGCTACCACGGCGCGGTCTTCGCCGACCTCGGCGCACCCGCGTTCGCACTCAAAGCACGCGTGCAACTGCTGCGCGACCTCGGTGCCGCGGTCTCGCCGTTCAACGCGTTCCTGATCAGCCAGGGTCTGGAGACGCTGAGCCTGCGTATCGAGCGGCACGTGAGCAACGCCCATCAGGTCGCCGAATTCCTCAGCAGCAGGCCGGAAGTCACGTCGGTGTCCTACGCGGGCCTGCCGTCCTCGCCGTGGTACGAACGCGGGAAGACGCTGGCGCCGCGCGGCGCGGGCGCGGTGATCGGGTTCGAACTCGCCGGCGGCGTGGACGCGGGCAAGCGGTTCGTCGAGGCACTGACCCTGCACAGCCACGTCGCCAACATCGGTGACGTGCGCTCGCTGGTCATCCACCCGGCCTCGACCACGCACTCCCAGCTGACCCCGGACGAACAGCTCAGCTCCGGCGTCACCCCGGGGCTGGTCCGGCTCGCGGTGGGCATCGAGGGCATCGACGACATCCTCGCCGACCTGCGCACAGGCTTGGCGGCCGCCGAATAG